A stretch of the Lactuca sativa cultivar Salinas chromosome 9, Lsat_Salinas_v11, whole genome shotgun sequence genome encodes the following:
- the LOC111888138 gene encoding FAD synthetase 2, chloroplastic, protein MLTNQKLFVHLNGGIRLPVTVQGASRRVISLSSSDMQATSQQEDENTPHSKQLSSVAGGIVALGKFDALHIGHRELAIQASKAGTPFLLSFTGMAEVLGWEPRAPVVAKCDRKRVLSSWSSCCGEVVPTELEVEFSKVRNLTPRQFVEKLSKELGVRGVVAGKNYRFGYRASGDASELSRLCEEYGIEAYIINPVMDKKQSILATGFNDAKERGQVSSTRVRYALSEGDMGYVSELLGRNHRLILMLNDSQSFSIKTTSRILDSYPKSCLLNLPPKEGVYENCRIISKEKVVPCRVVVDTTNIHLELVEIDPICIQESRYLNIEFGV, encoded by the exons ATGCTCACGAATCAGAAGTTGTTTGTCCATCTGAACGG GGGTATTAGGTTACCAGTTACTGTGCAAGGGGCTTCAAGACGGGTTATCTCTTTATCTTCTTCAGATATGCAGGCAACAAG TCAACAGGAAGACGAAAACACCCCTCACTCCAAACAACTATCTTCCGTGGCAG GAGGCATAGTAGCATTGGGAAAGTTTGATGCACTACACATAGGTCATCGCGAGCTTGCTATCCAAGCATCAAAGGCAGGCACTCCATTCCTTCTATCATTTACTGGAATGGCTGAAGTTCTTGGCTGGGAACCTAG GGCTCCTGTGGTTGCTAAATGTGACCGTAAACGTGTGCTTTCATCTTGGTCTTCTTGTTGTGGAGAAGTGGTCCCCACAGAGCTTGAAGTTGAATTCTCTAAAGTTCGCAATTTGACGCCACGTCAGTTTGTGGAGAAGTTATCCAAAGAGCTTGGTGTTCGTGGTGTTGTGGCAG GAAAAAACTACAGGTTTGGTTATAGAGCTTCAGGTGATGCATCGGAACTATCAAGATTATGCGAAGAGTATGGTATAGAGGCATACATTATAAACCCCGTGATGGACAAAAAACAAAGCATATTAGCCACAGGATTCAACGATGCGAAAGAAAGAGGACAGGTGTCGTCTACACGTGTTCGTTATGCACTTTCAGAGGGAGACATGGGATATGTCTCGGAGCTTCTTGGTCGCAACCATCGTCTGATATTGATGCTGAATGATTCGCAATCATTCAGCATCAAAACCACAAGCAGGATTTTGGATTCGTATCCGAAATCCTGCTTGTTAAATCTTCCACCCAAAGAGGGTGTATATGAAAATTGTCGTATCATATCCAAAGAAAAAGTTGTACCTTGTAGAGTAGTTGTTGATACGACAAACATTCATTTAGAGTTGGTAGAGATAGACCCTATTTGTATTCAAGAGTCTAGATACCTGAATATCGAGTTTGGTGTCTAG